The following are from one region of the Paenibacillus sabinae T27 genome:
- a CDS encoding PadR family transcriptional regulator: MSMKLAILGLLLERDMHPYEMMLVMRDRAMDRITKLQMGSLYYAVDQLAKSGQIEQVEIIRSIDRPDKTIYRITDSGKSLFEQLLLQQFRKNDAIFHPMYIALAFSRHVDPDKIAKLLEERIREAEHQVNLAYQVYEEHIPSVSRAALHLMYGKYEHSMTELKWLKRLYSDVRAQRLGDVGEPLDLNVQ, encoded by the coding sequence ATGTCGATGAAGCTGGCCATTCTCGGACTGCTGCTGGAGCGGGACATGCATCCCTATGAAATGATGCTGGTGATGAGAGACCGCGCCATGGACCGGATTACGAAGCTGCAGATGGGCTCCCTGTATTACGCCGTCGATCAATTGGCCAAGAGCGGACAAATCGAGCAGGTTGAAATTATCCGCAGCATCGACCGGCCGGACAAAACGATATACAGAATCACGGATTCGGGCAAATCGCTGTTCGAGCAGCTGCTGCTGCAGCAGTTCCGCAAGAACGATGCGATATTTCACCCGATGTATATCGCCCTGGCCTTCTCCCGGCATGTCGATCCGGACAAAATTGCGAAGCTGCTGGAGGAACGCATCCGGGAGGCCGAGCACCAGGTCAATCTTGCCTATCAGGTCTACGAGGAGCATATTCCTTCCGTCTCCCGGGCGGCGCTGCATCTGATGTACGGCAAGTACGAGCACAGCATGACCGAACTGAAATGGTTGAAGCGCCTGTACAGTGATGTACGGGCGCAGAGGCTCGGTGATGTCGGGGAACCGCTCGATCTGAATGTACAATAG
- a CDS encoding MDR family MFS transporter, producing MHSKDSNLKLVVVGLLLGILMTAMDNTIVAAAMGTIVAELGGLDKIVWVTSAYMVMVMAGTPIFGKLSDMYGRKRFFMLGLLLFLIGSALCGTSTSITQLSIYRAIQGVGGGAVMPIAFTIVFDIFPPEKRGRMTGLFGAVFGISSVLGPLLGAYITDYVGWQWVFYINLPLGVIAFVMIAMFYKESVTHSRQRIDWGGALTLVGSVICLMFALELGGQEYAWSSVNIIGLFAGFAVLLIAFLLIERRAAEPVITFSMFQKKLFATSALAGFFYGSAFIVATVYIPIFVQGVFGGSATNSGLILMPMMVGSVAGAQLGGQLTARTSFRNIMLLSAVCFVAGVALLGTLSPDISRLLVNIYMALTGFGVGFSFSVLNMSSVHHFDVRQRGSATSAITFMRSLGMTLGITIFGIIQRNMFTDKLSSAFGGAAQSSAFGDPRSALTPEARAKIPAPVLEKISAALSSSIAHTFLWALIPAALGLGAVLLMPHDRLFNRQKAPQPALDKE from the coding sequence ATGCATTCGAAAGATAGCAATCTGAAGCTGGTCGTTGTCGGCCTGCTGCTCGGCATTTTGATGACCGCTATGGACAACACGATCGTCGCCGCGGCCATGGGCACCATTGTCGCTGAACTCGGCGGCCTGGACAAAATCGTCTGGGTGACCTCCGCCTATATGGTCATGGTTATGGCGGGCACCCCCATATTCGGCAAGCTGTCCGATATGTACGGCCGCAAACGCTTTTTCATGCTCGGCCTGCTGCTGTTCCTGATCGGCTCGGCCCTGTGCGGAACGTCAACCAGCATTACTCAGCTTAGCATTTACCGCGCCATTCAAGGTGTGGGCGGGGGCGCTGTAATGCCGATCGCTTTCACCATCGTCTTTGATATCTTCCCGCCGGAGAAGCGCGGCCGGATGACCGGACTGTTCGGCGCCGTATTCGGCATCTCCAGCGTGCTCGGCCCGCTTCTCGGAGCCTACATTACCGACTACGTCGGCTGGCAGTGGGTCTTCTATATCAATCTTCCCCTTGGCGTAATTGCCTTTGTTATGATCGCCATGTTCTACAAGGAGTCGGTCACCCACTCCAGACAGCGGATCGACTGGGGCGGCGCCCTTACGCTGGTCGGATCGGTGATTTGTCTCATGTTCGCCCTGGAGTTGGGCGGCCAGGAATATGCCTGGAGCTCCGTCAATATCATCGGCCTGTTCGCCGGATTTGCGGTTCTGCTGATCGCCTTCCTGCTGATTGAGCGCCGCGCAGCCGAACCCGTCATCACCTTCAGCATGTTTCAAAAAAAGCTGTTCGCGACAAGCGCGCTGGCCGGGTTCTTTTACGGTTCGGCCTTCATCGTGGCGACCGTCTACATCCCGATCTTCGTGCAGGGCGTATTCGGCGGGTCCGCGACCAATTCCGGCCTCATCCTGATGCCGATGATGGTCGGTTCGGTTGCCGGCGCCCAGCTTGGCGGACAGCTCACGGCCCGGACGAGCTTCCGCAATATTATGCTGCTGTCCGCCGTCTGCTTCGTCGCCGGCGTCGCCCTGCTCGGCACCCTGTCGCCGGACATTTCCCGCCTTCTGGTCAATATCTATATGGCCCTGACCGGTTTCGGCGTCGGATTCTCCTTCTCGGTGCTCAATATGTCCTCGGTCCATCATTTCGATGTCCGTCAGCGCGGCTCGGCCACGTCGGCCATTACCTTCATGCGCTCGCTCGGCATGACGCTCGGTATTACGATCTTCGGTATCATCCAGCGCAATATGTTTACGGACAAGCTGAGCAGCGCGTTCGGGGGAGCTGCCCAATCCTCGGCCTTCGGCGATCCGAGGTCCGCGCTGACGCCCGAAGCCAGAGCGAAAATCCCAGCGCCGGTGCTGGAGAAAATTTCGGCTGCGCTGTCCTCCTCCATCGCGCATACGTTCCTGTGGGCGCTTATTCCGGCGGCACTTGGACTCGGGGCCGTGCTGCTGATGCCGCATGACCGCCTGTTCAACCGCCAGAAAGCCCCGCAGCCGGCGCTCGACAAGGAGTAA